The genome window ACGACTGCGTGTCCATGTCATTGCAGGGAGTGCAGGGACGAAGCAATCTGATACATCAAGCGCGCCGAGCTTCTTGCAGTTGCTCGCGATGACAGGAGTGTTACAAACAATCGTCAGGTGACAATTCAGGCTCAGGAGTCTGAATCAATACCTGGCGCACATGTAAACAGTATAACAACAGATCAGAGTGACTCAGCCAGTCATGTTCTAAAATCAAGCAAGAATCAATGTACTATAACTGAAACCTGCGAACAGAGGAATGCCGCCAGAAGCGCGGCATAGGTGCCGATACCGTAGCCGATCAGGGCCATCAGGATACTGACAGGCACCAGCGAAGCTTTGTGATAGGCCGCCACGATCGGCGCTGAAGCGGCGCCGCCGATATTGGCCGCCGACGATATCGCCGCGGTATGGACATCGACTCTGAAAATCTTGGCACCCAGCAGACAGAACCCGCCGTGAATGAAGACCCAGATGTACGCGCCCACTATAAACCAGGGGGCCTGGCCCAGCATCCGACCGACCTCGGCTTTAGCGCCGATATTGGCCACGAACAGATACACCAAAGCCATCGCCAGGTTGTGCGAACCGGGGATTTTCTTGGCAGGGGTGAATGACGCCACCAGGGCCAATGAGGTTATCAGAAGAATCTTCCATGTATTACCGGTCAGGACCGGTTTTACTACCGGGAAATAGACCGAGAGCTCACCCGCTATGAAAGCAACCGTGAAACCGATCGCCAGCAGGTAGAGGTAGTGGCGCATCTCGACTTTACCCTTGTCCTGGGTGATCTCTTTGGCGGCCTGCTCCATCAGGCGCAGACGATCCTCGGGGACATTGGTAAAGCGGTTGAACCATCCGGCCAGCTTCTTGGAGTTAAGCATGA of Candidatus Zixiibacteriota bacterium contains these proteins:
- a CDS encoding DUF819 family protein, translating into MPEVEIPTAIISSPVGVLMVLSAICGFFFWLEKKTQWSLFNSFPPLLFIYMIPLVLSNVGVIPNRSPVYDFMSAVVLPLFLVMLMLDVDVGGAIRVMGKGIFVMLFGTLGVVIGAPIGYGIVAGTLPPEAWTGFGALAGSWIGGTANMAAVAESVHTPPSMFGLAALADNIVYIIWLPIMLNSKKLAGWFNRFTNVPEDRLRLMEQAAKEITQDKGKVEMRHYLYLLAIGFTVAFIAGELSVYFPVVKPVLTGNTWKILLITSLALVASFTPAKKIPGSHNLAMALVYLFVANIGAKAEVGRMLGQAPWFIVGAYIWVFIHGGFCLLGAKIFRVDVHTAAISSAANIGGAASAPIVAAYHKASLVPVSILMALIGYGIGTYAALLAAFLCSQVSVIVH